In the Cydia amplana chromosome 14, ilCydAmpl1.1, whole genome shotgun sequence genome, one interval contains:
- the LOC134654379 gene encoding uncharacterized protein LOC134654379: MSTKYCRFAVCIGIKWDKIRCSFDRQPVHEGLLPEEQFGRFPWLGVIQYDFFYAGRMRYALTGAVRIHPWYALAPAEDVFKIDRDTISNSTHFIVWHSAEVKYYMGVLDYILHHEFSTNMTFASLAMMVLVPDKYSKLGHAGPALPICLPARGTGAFRNFYVVRMSDVTGALRKEVTKMDPVHKDICKTFYKKAELDYKMMAPTHMLCAVAHAQDAQPCVWDGGALLVSRESELYWTLLGFSSRGPGCGAPARFVDVNSYMEWIDAQIAAASYYQCEDCLYQCCNAVYAPSATANKTLPFI, encoded by the exons ATGTCCACCAAATATTGCCGGTTTGCAGTTTGCATCGGGATCAAATGGGACAAGATCAGATGCTCGTTCGACCGGCAGCCCGTCCACGAAGGTTTGCTGCCCGAAGAACAGTTTGGACGATTCCCCTGGCTAGGCGTTATCCAGTATGACtttt TCTACGCAGGAAGGATGCGTTACGCGCTCACCGGCGCCGTGCGTATCCACCCGTGGTACGCGCTTGCACCAGCTGAAGATGTCTTTAAAATTGACCGCGATACCATATC GAACAGCACACACTTCATAGTATGGCACAGCGCCGAGGTGAAGTACTATATGGGAGTACTAGACTACATACTTCACCACGAGTTTAGTACCAACATGACATTTGCGTCTTTAGCCATGATGGTACTGGTTCCGGATAAATACAGCAAACTGGGACATGCTG GACCCGCTTTGCCCATCTGCCTGCCCGCCAGAGGAACCGGCGCATTTAGAAACTTCTACGTTGTCAGAATGTCAGATG TTACAGGTGCGTTGAGGAAAGAAGTGACTAAAATGGATCCCGTTCATAAGGATATTTgtaaaacattttataaaaaagccGAG TTGGACTACAAAATGATGGCGCCAACGCACATGCTCTGCGCAGTGGCGCACGCGCAGGACGCGCAGCCCTGCGTTTGGGATGGCGGCGCCTTGTTAGTCTCTCGAGAGTCTGAACTGTATTGGACACTG TTAGGTTTCAGCTCCCGCGGTCCCGGCTGCGGTGCGCCGGCGCGCTTCGTCGACGTCAACAGCTACATGGAATGGATCGACGCTCAGATTGCAGCCGCGTCTTATTACCAGTGCGAAGACTGTCTGTACCAGTGCTGCAACGCTGTTTACGCTCCTTCAGCAACAGCGAATAAAACGCTACCTTTTATATAA
- the LOC134654250 gene encoding uncharacterized protein LOC134654250, giving the protein MENAKEQKTEGTLEDLCQELMPLMVGAEDSAQTSEQAMEGVESADTVERSDTYCPNNPTEAPNPETRKSVKKLAGSAKGRYKALRGLGIAHEEALQLSAKSFAELKKMGHKFGSTHSRPEPKSTKRPRSEEKSPQGNSCKNPRVTVTPPTQPQPPQPYNEVLSQVRVGIKDSKPMSVAQLETLCNTILQKIVTLEMDEGPKFKGYAYKPGWLLITCSDQRSKAWLEQITPSLKPWPEANLGVIPENELPKPNIGMVFIPEIDDSKVRQSLSLLYAQNQGLYTEYWKILHTKVEKSGVMVTLSLDDMSVKSLQKKGLKANLGFREVQFRLKGQPKTQQPETQPSQDPPPQDANPTVPTTLSQKPARKVPSGPKRAASSTSNPKPGPSGLQRFLANRGGSRGNNRPRGKGDRGGHQGRTSAHRGGK; this is encoded by the coding sequence ATGGAGAACGCTaaagaacaaaaaactgaaGGTACCCTGGAAGACCTATGCCAGGAACTAATGCCCCTGATGGTAGGTGCGGAAGACTCTGCCCAAACATCGGAGCAAGCCATGGAGGGAGTGGAGAGCGCCGACACGGTTGAAAGGAGCGATACTTATTGCCCAAACAACCCAACGGAGGCTCCCAACCCTGAAACACGTAAGTCCGTCAAGAAATTGGCGGGCTCTGCGAAGGGCCGCTACAAAGCTCTTAGAGGACTGGGAATTGCGCATGAGGAGGCGCTACAACTGTCCGCAAAGAGCTTCGCGGAGCTTAAAAAGATGGGGCACAAGTTCGGGTCCACACACTCCAGACCTGAACCAAAATCGACCAAACGGCCGCGTTCGGAGGAGAAGTCACCGCAGGGTAACAGCTGCAAGAACCCAAGGGTGACTGTGACCCCCCCAACCCAACCCCAACCGCCACAACCCTACAACGAGGTCCTCAGCCAAGTCCGAGTCGGAATCAAGGACTCCAAGCCGATGAGTGTCGCGCAATTGGAGACCCTCTGCAACACCATCTTGCAAAAGATTGTGACTCTGGAGATGGACGAGGGACCAAAGTTCAAGGGTTACGCATACAAGCCAGGCTGGTTACTCATCACCTGTAGTGACCAAAGATCAAAAGCCTGGCTTGAACAAATAACACCTTCCCTAAAACCGTGGCCGGAAGCCAACCTCGGGGTCATCCCTGAAAATGAGCTTCCCAAGCCTAATATAGGGATGGTGTTTATCCCAGAGATAGACGACTCCAAGGTAAGACAGTCGCTATCTCTACTCTATGCACAGAACCAGGGGCTGTACACAGAGTATTGGAAGATTCTCCACACCAAAGTCGAGAAGAGTGGGGTTATGGTAACCCTATCTCTAGACGACATGTCGGTGAAGAGTCTACAAAAAAAGGGCCTAAAGGCAAACTTAGGTTTCCGGGAGGTCCAGTTTCGGCTAAAGGGCCAACCAAAGACCCAACAGCCAGAAACTCAACCGTCCCAAGACCCACCACCGCAGGATGCAAACCCTACTGTACCCACCACCCTATCCCAAAAGCCTGCCCGAAAGGTGCCTTCAGGTCCAAAACGGGCGGCTTCCTCAACATCCAATCCCAAACCAGGACCATCGGGCTTGCAGCGGTTTCTCGCCAACCGGGGAGGATCCAGGGGCAACAACCGCCCAAGGGGTAAAGGGGACAGAGGGGGCCACCAAGGGCGCACCAGTGCCCACCGCGGTGGCAAATAA